The segment ATAACTGAGTTCGCCTTTGCTCAACAGATGACTCAGAATACAACCCCTAGGAGGTAATGACCATGTTTGGATTCCGGTTCGTGAAATTTCAGCCCAGTGATTATGTGCTCAAGGTGAAGAATGGCAAGGTAGTGCGTGAAGGGGTCGGGCTTTCTTTTCATTATTATGCGCCGACAACCTCGGTGGTTGTGGTGCCTGTCTCCTCGATCGATGTTCCATTCATGTTCGAGGAAATTACGGCGGACTATCAGACGGTAACCGTCCAGGGGCAGCTGACCTACCGGATTGTCGATTACCGCAAGACCACCCAGATCCTCAACTACACCTATAATCTCAAAAAGAACACCTATCTCTCCGACGATCCGCACAAGCTGGCCCAGCGGGTGATTAATATCGCCAAGGTCCTGACCAAGAAGCAGCTCGGGCAGCTCCCGCTGAAGGAGGCTATCCAGTCGAGTGAACGTCTGGCCAAGCTGATTACCCATGAAATCGGCCAGAGTGCGGAGATTGAGAAGCTGGGCATTGAGCTGATGGGCCTGTCCATTCTGGCGATTGTACCGAATAAGGAGACGCTGCGGGCCTTGGAAGCGCAGGCCAGGGAGGAAATGCTCCGTAATGCGGATAACGCGCTATATGAGCGGCGCAATGCTTCGATTGAGCAGGAGCGGCGGGTGAAGGAGAATGAGCTGAATACGGAGATCGCCGTTCAGACGAAGAAGAGACAGATGCGTGAGGCGCTGCTTGATTCTGACCGGTCAGCGAAGCAGAAGCAGAACGAGATGAAGGAAGAGCAGCTGATTTTTGATACGGAGCTGGAGGAGAAGAAGCAGGCGCT is part of the Paenibacillus sp. FSL M7-0420 genome and harbors:
- a CDS encoding SPFH domain-containing protein, encoding MFGFRFVKFQPSDYVLKVKNGKVVREGVGLSFHYYAPTTSVVVVPVSSIDVPFMFEEITADYQTVTVQGQLTYRIVDYRKTTQILNYTYNLKKNTYLSDDPHKLAQRVINIAKVLTKKQLGQLPLKEAIQSSERLAKLITHEIGQSAEIEKLGIELMGLSILAIVPNKETLRALEAQAREEMLRNADNALYERRNASIEQERRVKENELNTEIAVQTKKRQMREALLDSDRSAKQKQNEMKEEQLIFDTELEEKKQALIELAIANKRAEADAKAYELTAVMNSLQNVSPNVLQALTNVGMNPDKLIAIAFQELAENAGKIGQLNITPDLLQGIMAGSAGGGAGADRGGNGR